The proteins below are encoded in one region of Micromonospora pisi:
- a CDS encoding acetyl-CoA C-acetyltransferase has protein sequence METVRRVAVVGGNRIPFARSNGRYADASNQDMLTTALDGLVARFGLAGQRLGEVVAGAVLKHPRDFNLTREVVLGSRLDPRTPAYDIQQACGTGLEATILVANKIALGQIDAGVAGGVDTTSDAPLAVNEEFRRTLLKISASRTLTARLRAATRLRPHQPFLPETPRNAEPRTGLSMGEHAAITARQWGIDRHSQDVLTLASHQRLAAAYERGFFDDLVTPYLGLTRDQNLRPDTSMEKLAALRPVFGTRGAGQAEATMTAGNSSPLTDGASTVLLASEEWAADHHLPVLAYLTFSEVAAVDFVHGDEGLLMAPVYAVPRMLARAGLSLTDFDYYEIHEAFASQVLATLAAWESAEFCKERLGLDGPLGTIDRSKLNVNGSSLAAGHPFAATGGRIVATLAKLLAEDARESAGGRAARPRRGLISICASGGQGVVAILER, from the coding sequence GTGGAGACCGTACGTCGCGTCGCGGTGGTCGGGGGTAATCGGATCCCGTTCGCCCGTTCCAACGGCCGGTACGCCGATGCCTCCAACCAGGACATGCTCACCACCGCGCTCGATGGACTGGTGGCCCGGTTCGGGCTGGCCGGCCAGCGGCTCGGCGAGGTGGTCGCCGGGGCGGTGCTCAAGCATCCCCGGGACTTCAACCTGACCCGGGAGGTGGTGCTCGGTTCCCGGCTCGACCCCCGGACGCCCGCGTACGACATCCAGCAGGCGTGTGGCACCGGGCTGGAGGCGACGATCCTGGTCGCCAACAAGATCGCACTGGGGCAGATCGACGCCGGTGTCGCGGGTGGAGTGGACACCACCTCGGACGCGCCGCTCGCGGTCAACGAGGAGTTCCGCCGCACCCTGTTGAAGATCAGTGCCTCCCGTACGCTGACCGCCCGGTTGCGGGCCGCGACCCGGCTCCGGCCGCACCAGCCGTTCCTGCCGGAGACGCCGCGTAACGCCGAACCTCGTACCGGACTGTCGATGGGGGAGCACGCCGCGATCACCGCGCGTCAGTGGGGCATCGACCGACACTCCCAGGACGTTCTGACGCTCGCCTCGCACCAGCGGCTCGCCGCCGCGTACGAGCGTGGCTTCTTCGACGACCTGGTCACCCCGTACCTCGGGCTGACCCGGGACCAGAACCTGCGGCCGGACACCTCGATGGAGAAGCTCGCCGCGTTGCGACCGGTCTTCGGTACGCGGGGAGCGGGCCAGGCGGAAGCCACCATGACCGCCGGCAACTCCTCGCCGCTCACCGATGGTGCCTCGACCGTGCTGCTCGCCTCCGAGGAGTGGGCCGCCGACCACCACCTTCCGGTGCTGGCGTACCTCACCTTCTCGGAGGTCGCCGCGGTCGATTTCGTGCACGGCGACGAGGGGCTGCTGATGGCCCCGGTGTACGCGGTGCCCCGGATGCTCGCCCGAGCCGGGCTGAGCCTGACCGACTTCGACTACTACGAGATCCACGAGGCGTTCGCGTCGCAGGTGCTCGCGACCCTCGCTGCCTGGGAGTCGGCCGAGTTCTGCAAGGAGCGGTTGGGGCTCGACGGCCCGCTCGGCACGATCGACCGGTCGAAGCTGAACGTGAACGGCTCCTCGCTCGCCGCCGGGCACCCGTTCGCCGCGACCGGCGGGCGGATCGTCGCCACCCTGGCGAAGCTGCTTGCCGAGGACGCCCGCGAGTCGGCCGGTGGCAGGGCGGCGCGCCCCCGTCGTGGCCTCATCTCCATCTGCGCTTCCGGCGGCCAGGGCGTCGTGGCCATCCTCGAACGCTGA
- a CDS encoding 3-oxoacyl-ACP reductase: MSDRYASFANSGAGRALVKRLGLPDPPRLRRYRPGDPLLPGPVLLDSAPGGRLREPVTKLLAAAGVALADPTTVTATESTATTASAAETGVRPAALIYDASGITDSTGLRSLYDFFHAYARSVRSSGRVIVLGTPPEACDAPREATAQRALEGLTRSIGKEFRRGITAQLVYVHRGAETAIESTLRFLLSGRSAYVSGQVIRITDPGVGDHGDRERIDWDRPLAGKVALVTGAARGIGTAVAQVLARDGAHVVALDVPAVGDLLANVANDIRGSAVQLDLTAPDAPVRLADQLGDRYGRVDIVVHNAGITRDRTIARMDAAGWDSVLAVNLSSQERINDLLLYRDLIPAGGRLISVSSIAGIAGNRGQTNYATAKAGVIGLVQSMTPVLADRGITVNAVAPGFIETRLTARMPIGLREAGRRLNSLAQGGLPVDVAETIAWFAAPTSAGVTGNIVRVCGQSLLGA; this comes from the coding sequence ATGAGTGACAGGTACGCGAGCTTCGCGAACTCCGGGGCAGGCCGCGCCCTCGTCAAGCGACTCGGCCTGCCCGATCCACCTCGACTGCGCCGGTACCGCCCCGGCGATCCTCTCCTACCCGGGCCAGTGCTGCTCGACTCGGCCCCGGGTGGACGGCTGCGCGAGCCAGTCACCAAGCTGCTCGCCGCCGCCGGTGTCGCACTCGCCGACCCGACGACGGTGACCGCGACGGAGTCCACCGCGACGACGGCATCGGCGGCGGAAACCGGCGTACGACCAGCGGCACTGATCTACGACGCGTCCGGGATCACCGACTCCACCGGGCTCCGGTCGCTCTACGACTTCTTCCACGCGTACGCCCGGTCGGTCCGCTCCTCCGGCCGGGTGATCGTCCTCGGCACCCCACCGGAGGCGTGCGACGCCCCGCGCGAGGCCACCGCCCAGCGGGCCCTGGAGGGACTGACCCGCAGCATCGGCAAGGAGTTCCGGCGCGGCATCACCGCCCAACTCGTCTACGTGCACCGGGGCGCCGAGACGGCGATCGAGTCCACCCTGCGGTTCCTGCTCTCCGGCCGATCCGCGTACGTCTCCGGACAGGTGATCCGGATCACCGACCCCGGCGTCGGCGACCACGGCGACCGGGAGCGGATCGACTGGGACCGTCCGCTCGCCGGCAAGGTCGCACTCGTCACCGGAGCCGCCCGGGGAATCGGTACGGCGGTCGCCCAGGTGCTCGCCCGGGACGGCGCGCACGTCGTCGCGCTGGACGTACCGGCCGTCGGGGACCTGCTCGCGAACGTGGCGAACGACATCCGGGGCAGCGCCGTACAGCTCGACCTGACCGCGCCCGACGCGCCGGTCCGCCTCGCCGACCAGCTCGGCGACCGCTACGGCCGGGTCGACATCGTGGTCCACAACGCCGGCATCACCCGGGACCGGACCATCGCTCGGATGGACGCCGCAGGTTGGGACTCGGTGCTCGCGGTGAACCTGTCGAGTCAGGAACGGATCAACGACCTCCTGCTCTACCGCGACCTGATCCCGGCCGGCGGCCGGCTGATCAGTGTCTCCTCGATCGCGGGGATCGCCGGCAACCGGGGACAGACCAACTACGCCACCGCGAAGGCCGGCGTGATCGGGCTGGTGCAGTCGATGACCCCGGTCCTCGCCGACCGCGGCATCACCGTCAACGCGGTCGCGCCCGGTTTCATCGAGACCCGGTTGACGGCGCGGATGCCGATCGGGCTGCGTGAGGCCGGCCGCCGGTTGAACAGTTTGGCGCAGGGCGGGCTCCCGGTCGACGTGGCCGAGACCATCGCCTGGTTCGCCGCCCCCACCTCCGCCGGAGTCACCGGCAACATCGTCCGCGTCTGCGGCCAGAGCCTGCTGGGAGCATGA
- a CDS encoding MaoC/PaaZ C-terminal domain-containing protein: MAGGASSPAVTGGVVELSRMPATGALYRRAIVALLPGRRRSSRPTPSGPTLPPPEVAPTLPATELRLRGLTVDRGHLAAYDRVCGFRLSDTLPATYPHVLAFPLAMRLMTSAEFPFPLLGLVHIANRITLHRPIDASEPLDLSVRTAELRPHRRGQQFEVLTTASVGGEPVWSGVATYLRREPKPTEGDRHEPGDRPEPPATTGRWRVSPRVGTAYTRVSGDRNPIHTSRLGARLLGYPRPIAHGMWSKARCLAALEGRLPEAYTVEVAFKLPVPLPGTLAFSATPAWDFALHDVDSGRPHLTGTLR, encoded by the coding sequence GTGGCGGGCGGCGCGAGCAGCCCGGCGGTGACCGGCGGCGTGGTCGAGCTGAGCCGGATGCCGGCGACCGGCGCGCTCTACCGGCGGGCGATCGTCGCACTGCTGCCCGGACGCCGCCGGTCGAGCAGGCCGACTCCGTCCGGGCCGACGCTGCCACCGCCCGAGGTGGCGCCGACCCTGCCCGCGACGGAGTTGCGGCTGCGCGGCCTGACCGTCGACAGGGGACACCTGGCCGCGTACGACCGGGTGTGCGGGTTCCGGCTCAGCGACACCCTGCCGGCGACGTACCCGCACGTGCTCGCCTTCCCGCTGGCGATGCGGCTGATGACCTCGGCGGAGTTCCCGTTCCCGCTGCTCGGCCTGGTGCACATCGCCAACCGGATCACGCTGCACCGGCCGATCGACGCGAGTGAGCCGCTCGACCTGTCGGTGCGTACGGCCGAGCTACGGCCACACCGACGCGGGCAGCAGTTCGAGGTGCTGACCACCGCCTCGGTCGGCGGCGAGCCGGTCTGGAGTGGCGTGGCGACGTACCTGCGTAGGGAGCCGAAGCCGACGGAGGGTGACCGGCACGAGCCGGGTGACCGGCCGGAACCGCCGGCCACCACCGGCCGCTGGCGGGTCAGCCCACGCGTGGGTACGGCCTACACCCGTGTCTCCGGCGACCGGAACCCGATCCACACCTCCCGCCTCGGGGCGCGGCTGCTCGGCTACCCGCGCCCGATCGCGCATGGGATGTGGAGCAAGGCCCGTTGCCTGGCCGCCCTGGAGGGGCGGTTGCCGGAGGCGTACACGGTGGAGGTGGCGTTCAAGCTGCCGGTCCCGCTGCCCGGCACGCTCGCCTTCAGCGCCACCCCGGCCTGGGACTTCGCGCTGCACGACGTGGACTCCGGTCGCCCGCACCTGACCGGCACCCTCCGCTGA
- a CDS encoding TetR/AcrR family transcriptional regulator — translation MSSTPTFKRLPRAVREQQMLDAAVKVFSRRGYHAASMDEIAEDAGISKPMVYAYLGTKETLFIACLHREGTRMMEAIVGAVSAELPPDEQLRRGLRAFFGFVGAHRDGWTVLYRQARSEQPFAGELADMRTRVVEVVATLLRRNLPVPAEGSREVRETDLEVMAYALVGATESLADWLSDHPSEDPERLATRLMNATWPWHPPSK, via the coding sequence ATGTCCAGCACCCCCACCTTCAAGCGATTGCCTCGGGCCGTACGCGAGCAGCAGATGCTCGACGCTGCCGTCAAGGTCTTCTCCCGGCGCGGCTACCACGCCGCCAGCATGGACGAAATCGCCGAGGACGCGGGCATCTCGAAGCCGATGGTCTACGCCTACCTCGGCACCAAGGAAACGCTCTTCATCGCCTGCCTGCACCGGGAGGGCACCCGGATGATGGAGGCGATCGTGGGGGCGGTCAGCGCGGAACTTCCGCCGGACGAGCAACTCCGGCGCGGGCTGCGGGCCTTCTTCGGATTTGTCGGCGCACACCGCGACGGCTGGACGGTCCTCTACCGGCAGGCGCGAAGTGAGCAGCCGTTCGCCGGTGAACTGGCCGACATGCGAACCCGGGTGGTCGAGGTGGTTGCCACGCTCCTGCGCCGCAACCTGCCCGTACCGGCGGAGGGTTCCCGAGAGGTACGCGAGACGGACCTGGAGGTCATGGCGTACGCCCTGGTCGGTGCCACCGAATCGCTCGCCGACTGGCTCAGCGACCACCCCTCGGAGGACCCCGAACGGCTCGCCACCCGCCTGATGAACGCCACCTGGCCCTGGCACCCACCTTCGAAGTAA
- a CDS encoding SCP2 sterol-binding domain-containing protein: MTDFDPAKFTSLDPKQFAQLVKSTPDAEIAALMKSDQRGMILDEIFNRMPTLFRADRAGATNTVIHWNISERADGGVDTYEVVIADGACTVNGSPAHDPKLALTLGPVEFLKVVTGGANPVMMFMTGKLKAKGDLALASKIADLFNIPKA; encoded by the coding sequence ATGACCGACTTCGACCCGGCCAAGTTCACGTCCCTGGATCCGAAGCAGTTCGCCCAGCTCGTGAAGTCCACTCCGGACGCCGAGATCGCCGCGCTCATGAAGAGCGACCAGCGGGGCATGATCCTGGACGAGATCTTCAACCGGATGCCGACGCTGTTCCGGGCCGACCGTGCCGGTGCGACGAACACGGTCATCCACTGGAACATCTCCGAGCGGGCCGACGGGGGCGTCGACACGTACGAGGTCGTCATCGCCGACGGCGCCTGCACGGTCAATGGCTCCCCGGCACACGACCCGAAGCTCGCCCTCACCCTCGGCCCGGTCGAGTTCCTCAAGGTCGTTACGGGCGGCGCCAACCCGGTGATGATGTTCATGACCGGCAAGCTGAAGGCAAAGGGCGACCTGGCCCTGGCCTCGAAGATCGCCGACCTGTTCAACATTCCCAAGGCCTGA
- a CDS encoding acyl-CoA dehydrogenase family protein: MTEFSLDLNEEQRDLRDWVHGFAKEVVRPAAAEWDAREETPWPVIQEAAKVGLYGYEFVANCWADPTGLSLPIASEELFWGDAGIGLGIFGTSLAVAAIYGTGTPEQLVEWVPQCYGSVDEPAVAAFCSTEPEAGSDVAAIRTRARYDEATDEWVLSGQKAYATNGGIAGVHVVTATVEPSLGARGQAAFVVPPGTVGLHATRKLRKLGLRASHTADVFLDDVRVPGRCLLGGRERLLARLDRARTGQRSSGQAAMRTFELSRPTVGAQALGIARAAYEYALGYARERVQFGRPIVEHQAVAFALADMRMEIDAARLLVWRAAWMGRNNRPFLAGEGSMAKLKAGEVAVSVTEKAVQILGGAGFLRDHPVERWYRDAKIYTIFEGTSEIQRMVIARAISGSSIR, translated from the coding sequence ATGACCGAGTTCTCGCTCGACCTCAACGAGGAACAGCGCGATCTGCGTGACTGGGTGCACGGCTTCGCCAAGGAGGTCGTGCGCCCGGCCGCGGCCGAGTGGGACGCCCGCGAGGAAACCCCGTGGCCGGTCATCCAGGAAGCGGCCAAGGTCGGGCTCTACGGCTACGAGTTCGTCGCCAACTGCTGGGCCGACCCGACCGGACTGAGCCTGCCGATCGCCAGCGAGGAACTCTTCTGGGGTGACGCCGGCATCGGCCTCGGCATCTTCGGCACCTCCCTCGCCGTCGCCGCCATCTACGGCACCGGCACCCCCGAGCAACTCGTCGAATGGGTGCCCCAGTGTTACGGCTCGGTCGACGAACCCGCGGTCGCCGCGTTCTGCAGCACCGAGCCCGAGGCCGGCTCCGACGTCGCCGCGATCCGCACCCGGGCCCGCTACGACGAAGCCACCGACGAGTGGGTCCTCAGCGGTCAGAAGGCGTACGCGACCAACGGTGGAATCGCCGGCGTGCACGTGGTGACGGCGACGGTCGAGCCGAGCCTCGGCGCCCGGGGACAGGCCGCCTTTGTCGTACCGCCGGGGACCGTCGGGCTGCACGCGACCCGCAAGCTACGCAAGCTCGGGCTACGCGCGTCGCACACCGCCGACGTCTTCCTCGACGACGTACGGGTACCCGGCCGCTGTCTGCTCGGTGGACGGGAACGGCTGCTGGCTCGACTCGACCGGGCCCGGACCGGTCAACGGTCGAGCGGCCAGGCGGCGATGCGTACGTTCGAGCTGTCCCGGCCGACGGTCGGCGCACAGGCGCTCGGCATCGCCCGCGCCGCCTACGAGTACGCCCTCGGCTACGCCCGGGAGCGGGTCCAGTTCGGCCGTCCGATCGTGGAACACCAGGCGGTCGCATTTGCCCTGGCCGACATGCGGATGGAGATCGACGCCGCCCGACTGCTGGTCTGGCGGGCCGCGTGGATGGGTCGAAACAACCGCCCGTTCCTCGCCGGTGAGGGCTCGATGGCGAAGCTCAAGGCCGGTGAGGTGGCCGTGTCGGTCACCGAAAAGGCGGTGCAGATTCTCGGCGGCGCCGGTTTCCTCCGTGATCATCCGGTGGAACGGTGGTATCGGGACGCCAAGATCTACACGATATTCGAGGGAACGTCGGAGATACAGCGTATGGTCATCGCCCGGGCCATCTCCGGATCGTCGATCCGCTGA
- a CDS encoding serine hydrolase domain-containing protein, producing MRFAKSQTGALALLLGTTLAVGISGPALASASRTAGHPPATCPAGTLDGTGLRAAIADLPTTEATSAQVRLTTPAGCWTGANGVGDLRTGSPVPPDARFRIGSVTKVFTATVVLQLAAERRVDLDAPVRRYLPGLLTADYDRLTVRQLLNHTSGLPSPKQPDDIEWAIDHRYDHWTQERIVREALRNEPVFTPPGSKQQYTNMGYIVAGMLIEKVTGHPYAREMQDRIFGPLGLRDTSVPGNDPTIRGPHAHGYQTVSRNGQTELVDVTNWNQSITPAAGDIISTLVDLDRFGAALFGGRLLPAAQLDEMFTVPQVDDLDGKPAVYSVGLTAFRLSENEVIWVKSGSRYGYSSAIAASRDGSFRAAFSITSTDAKGDEQTGVSGAIIGAALALR from the coding sequence ATGAGATTCGCCAAGAGCCAAACCGGCGCCCTCGCGCTCCTGCTCGGTACGACCCTCGCCGTCGGCATCTCGGGCCCGGCTCTCGCGTCCGCTTCGAGGACCGCCGGACATCCGCCCGCCACCTGCCCGGCCGGCACCCTCGACGGCACCGGGCTGCGGGCTGCCATCGCCGACCTGCCGACCACCGAGGCGACCAGCGCCCAGGTCCGGCTGACCACCCCGGCCGGCTGCTGGACCGGCGCCAACGGCGTCGGGGACCTCCGGACCGGATCACCGGTGCCACCCGACGCCCGGTTCCGGATCGGCAGCGTCACCAAGGTCTTCACCGCCACCGTCGTCCTGCAACTCGCCGCCGAGCGCCGGGTGGACCTGGACGCCCCGGTACGCCGCTACCTGCCCGGCCTGCTGACCGCCGACTACGACCGGCTGACCGTACGGCAGCTGCTGAACCACACCAGCGGACTGCCGAGTCCGAAGCAGCCGGACGACATCGAGTGGGCGATCGACCACCGGTACGACCACTGGACGCAGGAACGGATCGTCCGCGAGGCGCTGCGCAACGAGCCGGTGTTCACGCCCCCGGGCTCGAAACAGCAGTACACGAACATGGGTTACATCGTGGCCGGCATGCTGATCGAGAAGGTCACCGGGCACCCGTACGCGCGGGAGATGCAGGACCGGATCTTCGGGCCGCTCGGGCTGCGGGACACCTCCGTACCCGGAAACGACCCGACCATCCGCGGCCCGCACGCCCACGGCTACCAGACCGTCAGCCGGAACGGGCAGACCGAACTGGTGGACGTGACCAACTGGAACCAGTCGATCACCCCGGCCGCCGGTGACATCATCTCCACCCTGGTCGACCTCGACCGCTTCGGCGCCGCACTGTTCGGCGGACGGCTGCTCCCGGCCGCCCAACTCGACGAGATGTTCACCGTGCCGCAGGTGGACGACCTCGACGGCAAGCCGGCGGTGTACAGCGTCGGCCTGACCGCGTTCAGGCTGTCCGAGAACGAGGTGATCTGGGTCAAGAGCGGTTCCCGGTACGGCTACTCCAGCGCCATCGCCGCCAGCCGGGACGGTAGCTTCCGGGCCGCCTTCTCGATCACCTCCACCGACGCCAAGGGTGACGAGCAGACCGGGGTCAGCGGAGCGATCATCGGGGCCGCCCTGGCGTTGCGCTGA